The Acidobacteriota bacterium sequence CGCCCATCACCATCGATGTAGACGCCGCCGTCGGTCAGCACGCCATCGACGTCCAGGAGCAGCACCGCGATGCGACGCGCACGCTCCACGGCGGTTGCGGAGGAAGGGGCGGACATCAGAACAGTTCCGTCTGCCACAGATCGTGGATGTGCAGCACGCCCACTGGTGCGCCCGCGCCGTCCACCACCGGCACCGACGTGATACGTCGCGTCTCCATCACCTGCAACGCCTCGGCGGCGAGGACTGTCGCGGGGATCGTGACGGGCGTGCGTGTCATGACGTCGCTCGCGCCGTGCGACGCGATGTCGTCGTTGCGCAGCATGAAGCGTCGCAGGTCGCCGTCGGTGACGAGGCCTTCGAGGCGCCCCGCCGCATCGACCACGCACGTCACGCCGAGTCCCTTGCGGCTCATCTCGTAGATGACGTCGCGCAGCGGCGTTGTCGCGGCGACCACGGGCATGGCATCGCCCGTGTGCATCAGTTGATCGACCCGCATCAACCGCTTGCCGAGCGAGCCGCCGGGATGCCTGAACGCGAAGTCGTCGGCGCGAAAGCCCTTCGTCGTGAGCAGGACCATCGCCAGCGCGTCGCCAAGCGCGAGCGCCGCCGTCGTGCTCGCCGTCGGCGCGAGGTTGAGCGGACACGCTTCGGCGTCGACGCCGCAATCGAGATGGACGTCCGCCATCTGCGCCAGCGTCGATCGTGGTGCGCCCGTCATCCCGATGAGGCGCGCGCCGAGTCGCTTGACGATCTCCGCCAGCCGCACGACTTCCGGCGTCTCGCCACCGTGCGACAGCGCCATGACAAGGTCGGCCTGCGTGACGACGCCGAGGTCGCCGTGCAGGGCTTCTGCCGGGTGCAGGAAGAACGCGGGCGTGCCCGTGCTCGCGAGCGTGGCGGCGATCTTCCGGCAGATGATGCCGGACTTGCCCATGCCCGTGACGATCACGCGTCCGCGGCACTCGGCCAGCAGCGTCACCGCCTGTTCGAATCGTGCATCGAGCCTGGCCACCAGACCGTGGATCGCCTCGGCTTCGGTCCGCAGCACGCGTGCGGCAAGCGCGAGCGCGTCTGAACGTGGCACATCCGGCGTCTCGGGCATGAGGGGCGTCACGCCGTCAGGGCCGCGTGGATGCGCGTGAGGCGGCGCAGCAACGCCGGCAGCAGGTCGAGCCGCAGGGCGTTCTCGGCGTCGGACTTCGCGCGCGCGGGTTCCTCGTGGACTTCCATGAACACGCCGTCGACGCCCGCCGCCACACCGGCGCTCGCCATGGTCTCGATGTAGGCCGCCTGGCCGATCGTACGTCCATCGCCGGCGCCGGGTAGTTGCAGGCTGTGCGTGACGTCGTAGATGACGGGCGCGCCCAGCGCCCGCAGTTGTGGGAACGTGCGCATGTCGACCACGAGGTTGTGATACCCGAACGACGTGCCTCGCTCGGTGAGCAGCACGCGCGCGTTGCCGGACGCGCGTACTTTCTCCAACGGAAACCGCATGTCGGCCGGCGCCAGGAACTGGCCCTTCTTGATGTTGACCACCGCGCCCGTACTGGCCGCGGCCACGAGCAAGTCGGTCTGCCTGCAGAGGAACGCCGGGATCTGCAGGGCGTCGACGACAGCAGCCGCCTCGCGCGCCTGACTCGCGTCGTGGATGTCGGTGAGCACGGGGACGCCGATCTCCGCCTTCACGCGAGCCAGCGTGCGAAGCCCTGCGTCGAGGCCAGGGCCGCGGAACGATGACAACGACGTGCGGTTGGCCTTGTCGAACGACGCCTTGAAAACGTACGGCACGCCGGCCTCACGGGCGATGGCCGCAAGGGCATGCCCGAGATCGATGGCGTGCGACTCGCTCTCGATGACGCAGGGGCCCGCGATCAACGCGAGTTGACCGGCACCGAACGTCGCGGATCCGACGGAAACCGGTTGCACGGGATCGCCTTCAGGCCAGCGTCTCGGCGGGCGCGTCGACGTGGGCGTGGGCGCGCGCCGCGAGCGCGTGTTCGTGCGTGGCCCTCACGAAGCCGGCAAACAGCGGGTGCGGCTTGAGCGGCTTCGACTTGAATTCGGGATGGAACTGCACCGCGATGAACCATGGGTGCGAGGGCAGTTCCACCATCTCGACGAACTTGCCGTCGAGCGAACGCCCGACGATCTCCATGCCCTTCTCGGTGATGGCCGGCTCGTAGAGACTGTTGAACTCGTACCGGTGGCGATGCCGTTCGTGGATCACGTCGGCGCCGTACAGGCGATGCGAGAGCGAGCCTGGCTTGAGCTGGCAGGCGTAGGAGCCGAGGCGCATGGTGCCGCCCAGATCGTCGACACCCAGCAGGTCGCGCAGCTTGTAGATCACCTTGTCGGACGTGTCCGGCGTGACCTCGGTGGAGTCGGCGTTGGTCACCCCGCACACGTTGCGCGCGAACTCCACCGTGGCCCACTGGAAGCCGTAGCAGATGCCGAAGAAGGGGATGTGCCGCTCGCGCGCGACCTGCACGGCCTTCATCATGCCGCGCGTGCCGCGGTTGCCGAACCCGCCGGGCACCAGGATGCCGTCGGCCCCGTCGAGCGCGCGTTCACCGCCGTCGGCTTCGAGCGCCTCGGCCTCGATCCACTTCACGTCGACCTTCAAGCGGTGATGGAACCCGCCGTGGAACAGTGCTTCGGTGAGACTCTTGTAGGAATCCTCCAGTCCCACGTACTTGCCGACGACGTGGATCGTGATCTGGTCGTGCGGATGCTTGATGCGATCGAGGAGCGCTTCCCACTGTCCCTCGGGCCGTGGCTCGTTCGGCATCGAGAGCTGCTTGAGCACGATGCGATCGATGCCCTCTTCAGCGAGCGCGAGCGGGACTTCGTACACGCTCGACACGTCGCGGGCCGTGATCACGGCCTCCTCGTTGACGTCGCAGAACAGCGCGATCTTGCGCTTGATGTCCCGCGGCAGCGTGCGATCGGTGCGGCACAGCAGGATGTCGGGCTGGATGCCGATGGAGCGCAGGTCGCGCACGCTGTGCTGCGTGGGCTTTGTCTTCAACTCGCCGGCCGTGCTCACGTGCGGCACGAGCGTGAGGTGGATGTAGAGCGTGTTCTCGCGGCCGACGTCCTGACGGAACTGCCTGATGGCTTCGAGGAACGGCAGGCTTTCGATGTCGCCCACCGTGCCGCCGATCTCGACAAGCACCACGTCCACGCCGTCCGATACCGCGAGGATGCTCTCCTTGATGGCGTTGGTGATGTGCGGAATCACCTGCACCGTGGCGCCGAGATAGTCGCCGCGCCGCTCGCGCTGGATCACCGAGAGGTAGATCTTGCCCGTCGTCCAGTTGGAGTTCTTCGAGGTGACGGTGTTGGTGAACCGCTCGTAGTGACCGAGGTCGAGGTCGCCTTCGGTCCCATCGTCGGTCACGTAGACCTCGCCGTGCTGATACGGCGACATCGTGCCCGGGTCGACGTTGATGTACGGGTCGAACTTCTGCAGCGTGACCTTGAAACCGTGGCTCTCCAGCAACGCGCCGATCGAGGCAGCGGCCAGCCCCTTGCCGAGGGACGACACCACGCCACCGGTGACGAAGATGTACTTGACGGGTCGATGGGGCGCGGGCGTCGGCATGGTGGACATCAGGGAGTCACGGAGTCGCGGCGTCCGCCATGAGGCGGCGCACCTTCTCGAGGTCGTCGGGCGTATCCACGCCGAGCGCGTCATGGCGCGACTCGACGGTCATGATGGCGTGCCCGTGCTCCAGGGCGCGCAGTTGTTCGAGCGATTCGCTCAGTTCGAGCGGCGTTGGCGGCAGCGCCGCGAACGCCAGCAGGAACGCGCGGCGATACACGTACAGGCCGACGTGCTTGTACCACGTGGCGGGTGTGCCTGGATCGCGGAGGAACGGCACCGCGGCGCGCGTGAAGTAGAGTGCGCGGCCCGTCAGATCCGTCACCACCTTGACCACCGCCGGGCTCGCGATCTCGCCGGGGTCGGTGATGCGCGTGCGAATCGTGCTCATCACGAGCGATGGATCGGCCACGCAGGCAGCGACAGCGACGTCGATCATCGCCGGTTCGAGCAGCGGTTCGTCGCCCTGCACGTTGACGATCAGATCCGCGTCGAGTCCTGCGGCCACTTCAGCGACGCGTTCGCTGCCCGTGCGATGGTCGGGCGATGTCATTCGCGCATCGCCGCCGAACGCCCGCACCGCATCGAACACGCGCACATCGTCTGTCGCGACAATGACGCGCGAGACCGACGCGGCATCGCTGGCGCGCCGATAGACGTGCTCGATCATCGGCCGACCGTGGATGTCGGCCAGCGGTTTCCCGGGGAGTCGCGTCGAGGAGAATCGTGCGGGAATGACGGCAACGGCCGTCGCGGGTGACCGGGTTGCGGAGCCGGCACTGTGCAGCACGCGCAATTCTAGCACGCGCATCGCGAGGATGGAGGAGGTGGAGGACGGGAAGCCGCTATATCATCCGTCCGTGTCGAAAGAGGCGGTCGCCGTCTGGCTGCTGGGGGTGATGGTGGCGGCGTGGGGATGGGTGCTGTGGCCCGCGGCTCCGCTCGCGCCGGCCACGTCGCCGCTCGTACCCGTGCGGGCGATTGCCGACGAGGACGTGCCGCGCGTCCGATTCGGCCGCCTGACGGCGGATCGTCTGGTGCGATCGGTGCCGGTGGCCACGCGCAACCCCTTCCTGCCGGGTACGCGGGTGCGCGAGGCGAACAGTGCGTCAGGACGTACGGAACGCGTGCCGTCACCGCCTGCCGACGTGCCCCTTCAGCCACAGCCCGCCGGGCCGCGCGTGAGACTGATCGGCATGGCGGAAACGCGCGAGGTCGGTGGCACGGGACTCGTCGCGATTCTCGCCACGCCCAACGGCGTGTTGCACGCGCGGCAGGGCGACACCGTGGATGGCGTCTACCGGCTGGGGCGCATCGCCGAGGACAGCGTCGAACTCGTCATGATGCCTGATGGCCGCGTGGTGCGGCTGCCGTGGCGACCCTGATCGTCGGCCTGCCGAAACGTCTGGCGGAGGCGGGTATAATCGTCGCGCTCGACGCGCCGCGGCGCGGGCACGCACCACGTTGGTGCAAGACGCTCGCAGCTTCGATGTCGTCGCAGGTTACACCCTCTCAGGGCAGGTTTTTGAACAGGGTTTTCCACAGCTTCTGTGAATATCGTGCGACGAGCCACAGGGGCGTGACCTAATTCACGGGACACCACCTCCATGCCGCAGTTCACGCACCTCACCGCGCCCACCGAGGGCTCGCCGATCACCAGACAAGCCGATGCGCTCGTCGTACCCGACCAGCCGATCCTGCCGTTCATCGAAGGCGATGGCATCGGCCCCGACATCTGGCGCGCCAGCGTGCGCGTGTTCGATGCCGCCGTGCAGAAGGCCTACGGCGGCGCGCGCAAGGTGGTCTGGTTCGAAGTGCTCGCGGGCGAGAAGGCATTCACCACACGCAACGAGTGGCTGCCCGCCGACACGCTCACGGCGTTCCGCGAATACCTCGTCGGTATCAAGGGGCCGCTCACCACGCCCGTCGGTGGTGGCATCCGTTCGTTGAACGTCGCGCTTCGTCAGGAACTCGATCTCTACACGTGCCTGCGTCCCGTGCGCTACTTCGAGGGCATGGAGACGCCGGTGAAGCGACCCGACCTGGTGGACATGGTGATCTTCCGCGAGAACACGGAAGACATCTACGCGGGGATCGAGTTCGCGGAGGGCACGCCTGAAGTCGCGACGCTGAAGGAACTGCTGCAGGCGGCGTTCCCCAGGCCGTACGCGAAGATCCGCTTTCCCGACACGGTGGGCCTCGGCATCAAGCCCGTGTCGCGTGAAGGCACGGAACGCCTCGTGCGCGCCGCAATCGAGTACGCGATCGCCAACGGACGCAAGAGCGTCACGCTCGTGCACAAGGGCAACATCATGAAGTTCACCGAGGGCGCGTTCCGCGACTGGGGTTACGAGCTCGCCAAGCGCGAGTTCGGTGCCGTCGAAGTGGACGGCGGTCCGTGGTGCACGCTGCCGAACGGCATCGTGATCAAGGACGTGATCGCCGACGCGTTCCTGCAGCAGATCCTCACGCGTCCGGCCGAGTACGACGTCATCGCCACGCTCAACCTGAACGGCGACTACATCTCCGACGCGCTCGCCGCGCAGGTGGGCGGCATCGGCATCGCGCCGGGCGGCAACATCAACTACGTGACCGGCCACGCGGTGTTCGAGGCGACGCACGGCACGGCACCCAAGTACGCCAACCAGGACAAGGTCAATCCAGGGTCGGTGATTCTCTCGGGCGAGCTGATGTTCCGCTACATGGGCTGGACCGAGGCGGCCGATCTCATCGTGAGCGGGCTCGAGAAGGCCATCGCCGCCAAGACCGTGACGTACGACCTCGCGCGCCTGATCAAGGGCTCGACCGAAGTGTCGTGCTCGGCCTTCGGCGACGCAATCATCAGCCAAATGTAAGGGCCAGTCGGCCGTTCAGGAACAGGGAGAATCATGAACCGTAAAGTCACAGTGGTCGGTGGCGCCGGCAACGTCGGCGCGACAGTCGCGCGTTCGATCGCGAATCGCGAACTGGCCGACGTGGTCATCATCGACATCGCCGACTCGAAGGCGCAGGGCATCGCACTCGACATCCTGCAGGCGTGTCCGGTCGAAGGCAGCGATACGCGTCTTGTCGGCGGCAGCGACTACGCGCTCTCGGCCGGCTCGGACGTGGTGGTGATCACGTCTGGCGTGCCCCGCAAGCCGGGCATGAGCCGCGACGACCTGCTCGCGGTCAACTACAAGATCATGCAGGACGTCACGGCCAACGTGATGAAGTACTCGCCAGACGCGATCATCATCGTCGTGGCCAACCCGCTCGACGCGATGGCGCAGGCGGTCCACAAGCTGAGCGGCCTCCCGCGCGAGCGTGTGATCGGCATGGCTGGCGTGCTCGACTCGGCGCGCATGCGCGCGTTCATCGCCACCGAGCTCAACGTCTCGGTGGAGAACGTGCACGCGTTCGTCCTCGGCGGCCACGGCGACACGATGGTGCCGCTCCCGCGCTACTCGACGGTGGCCGGCATCCCGATCACCGAGTTGCTTCCCGCAGAGCGCATCGCGGCGATCTGCGAGCGCACGGCCAATGGCGGCGCGGAGATCACCAAGCTGGTGGGCACGAGCGCGTGGTACGCGCCAGGGCAGTCGTCGGCGCGCATGGTGGAGGCGATCCTCAAGGACAAGAAGCTGATCGAGCCGTGCTCGGTGTACCTGCAGGGCGAGTACGGCGTGTCGGGACAGGTCCTCGGCGTGCCGGTCAAGCTCGGCGCCAGGGGTGTGGAGCAGGTGATCGAGATCACGCTGACGCCCGACGAGAAGGCCGCCCTCGACAAGTCGGCCGCCGCCGTGAAGGAACTGACGACGGTCATCGGCGTGTAGACGGCCAACCGGCCTTCAGGGCCCATACGACAAGGAGGCGGTCAGGGCCTGTGCCCGGATCGCCTCTTTCGTTTCGTTCTGGTCGCGTCAGCGTGCTGCGAACTGGGCCTTGAGGTAGTCCCTGTTCATCCGCGCGATGTTGCTGATGCGGATTTCCTTCGGGCACACGGCTTCGCACTCGCCTTCGTTCGAGCACGACCCGAATCCCTCGATGTCCATCTGTTCCACCATGCGCAGCGTGCGGCGATCCTGTTCGACCTTGCCCTGCGGCAGCAGGTTGAGGTGCGAGATCTTGGCGGACGTGAAGAGGGCCGCCGACGCGTTCTTGCACGCGGCGACGCACGCGCCGCACTGGACGCAGGCCGCGGCGTCGAAGGCCGCATCGGCGATGGGCTTGCCGATCGGGATGGCGTTGCCGTCGGGCGCCGCTCCCACGTTCATCGACACGTAGCCGCCGGCGCTGACGATCCGATCGAGCGCGCTCCGATCGACGATCAGGTCCTTGACGATGGGGAAGGCACGCGCGCGCCAGGGTTCGATGACGATGGTGTCGCCGTTCCTGAAGCGGCGCATGTGGAGCTGGCACACGGTCGTGCCAGGGTCCGGACCGTGCGCGACGCCGTTGACCATGCATCCGCACGTGCCGCAGATGCCCTCGCGGCAGTCCGAGTCGAAGGCGATCGGCTCCTCGCCGCTGCGGATCAACCCCTCGTTGACCACGTCGAGCATCTCGAGGAAAGACATGTCGGGGGAGATGTCGTCAGCCTTGTACTCGACGAGCCGTCCCTGTGCGTTGGGACCCGCCTGCCGCCACACCCGCAAGGTCAAGTTCAATCCGGCCATGTGTGCTCTCGATTACCCCTGTCCGCCGGATGGAAGCCGGCGGCTACACGTTTCGGCCGGGCCCGGAGGGCCGGCCCTACCATCAGCAATCCCGGTCGCACCAGCCGTCCGGTTGCCCGATGCTCCGTTCCGGTGCC is a genomic window containing:
- a CDS encoding KpsF/GutQ family sugar-phosphate isomerase → MPETPDVPRSDALALAARVLRTEAEAIHGLVARLDARFEQAVTLLAECRGRVIVTGMGKSGIICRKIAATLASTGTPAFFLHPAEALHGDLGVVTQADLVMALSHGGETPEVVRLAEIVKRLGARLIGMTGAPRSTLAQMADVHLDCGVDAEACPLNLAPTASTTAALALGDALAMVLLTTKGFRADDFAFRHPGGSLGKRLMRVDQLMHTGDAMPVVAATTPLRDVIYEMSRKGLGVTCVVDAAGRLEGLVTDGDLRRFMLRNDDIASHGASDVMTRTPVTIPATVLAAEALQVMETRRITSVPVVDGAGAPVGVLHIHDLWQTELF
- the kdsA gene encoding 3-deoxy-8-phosphooctulonate synthase; translated protein: MQPVSVGSATFGAGQLALIAGPCVIESESHAIDLGHALAAIAREAGVPYVFKASFDKANRTSLSSFRGPGLDAGLRTLARVKAEIGVPVLTDIHDASQAREAAAVVDALQIPAFLCRQTDLLVAAASTGAVVNIKKGQFLAPADMRFPLEKVRASGNARVLLTERGTSFGYHNLVVDMRTFPQLRALGAPVIYDVTHSLQLPGAGDGRTIGQAAYIETMASAGVAAGVDGVFMEVHEEPARAKSDAENALRLDLLPALLRRLTRIHAALTA
- a CDS encoding CTP synthase, with amino-acid sequence MPTPAPHRPVKYIFVTGGVVSSLGKGLAAASIGALLESHGFKVTLQKFDPYINVDPGTMSPYQHGEVYVTDDGTEGDLDLGHYERFTNTVTSKNSNWTTGKIYLSVIQRERRGDYLGATVQVIPHITNAIKESILAVSDGVDVVLVEIGGTVGDIESLPFLEAIRQFRQDVGRENTLYIHLTLVPHVSTAGELKTKPTQHSVRDLRSIGIQPDILLCRTDRTLPRDIKRKIALFCDVNEEAVITARDVSSVYEVPLALAEEGIDRIVLKQLSMPNEPRPEGQWEALLDRIKHPHDQITIHVVGKYVGLEDSYKSLTEALFHGGFHHRLKVDVKWIEAEALEADGGERALDGADGILVPGGFGNRGTRGMMKAVQVARERHIPFFGICYGFQWATVEFARNVCGVTNADSTEVTPDTSDKVIYKLRDLLGVDDLGGTMRLGSYACQLKPGSLSHRLYGADVIHERHRHRYEFNSLYEPAITEKGMEIVGRSLDGKFVEMVELPSHPWFIAVQFHPEFKSKPLKPHPLFAGFVRATHEHALAARAHAHVDAPAETLA
- the kdsB gene encoding 3-deoxy-manno-octulosonate cytidylyltransferase, with translation MRVLELRVLHSAGSATRSPATAVAVIPARFSSTRLPGKPLADIHGRPMIEHVYRRASDAASVSRVIVATDDVRVFDAVRAFGGDARMTSPDHRTGSERVAEVAAGLDADLIVNVQGDEPLLEPAMIDVAVAACVADPSLVMSTIRTRITDPGEIASPAVVKVVTDLTGRALYFTRAAVPFLRDPGTPATWYKHVGLYVYRRAFLLAFAALPPTPLELSESLEQLRALEHGHAIMTVESRHDALGVDTPDDLEKVRRLMADAATP
- the icd gene encoding NADP-dependent isocitrate dehydrogenase — protein: MPQFTHLTAPTEGSPITRQADALVVPDQPILPFIEGDGIGPDIWRASVRVFDAAVQKAYGGARKVVWFEVLAGEKAFTTRNEWLPADTLTAFREYLVGIKGPLTTPVGGGIRSLNVALRQELDLYTCLRPVRYFEGMETPVKRPDLVDMVIFRENTEDIYAGIEFAEGTPEVATLKELLQAAFPRPYAKIRFPDTVGLGIKPVSREGTERLVRAAIEYAIANGRKSVTLVHKGNIMKFTEGAFRDWGYELAKREFGAVEVDGGPWCTLPNGIVIKDVIADAFLQQILTRPAEYDVIATLNLNGDYISDALAAQVGGIGIAPGGNINYVTGHAVFEATHGTAPKYANQDKVNPGSVILSGELMFRYMGWTEAADLIVSGLEKAIAAKTVTYDLARLIKGSTEVSCSAFGDAIISQM
- the mdh gene encoding malate dehydrogenase, with amino-acid sequence MNRKVTVVGGAGNVGATVARSIANRELADVVIIDIADSKAQGIALDILQACPVEGSDTRLVGGSDYALSAGSDVVVITSGVPRKPGMSRDDLLAVNYKIMQDVTANVMKYSPDAIIIVVANPLDAMAQAVHKLSGLPRERVIGMAGVLDSARMRAFIATELNVSVENVHAFVLGGHGDTMVPLPRYSTVAGIPITELLPAERIAAICERTANGGAEITKLVGTSAWYAPGQSSARMVEAILKDKKLIEPCSVYLQGEYGVSGQVLGVPVKLGARGVEQVIEITLTPDEKAALDKSAAAVKELTTVIGV
- a CDS encoding succinate dehydrogenase/fumarate reductase iron-sulfur subunit — encoded protein: MAGLNLTLRVWRQAGPNAQGRLVEYKADDISPDMSFLEMLDVVNEGLIRSGEEPIAFDSDCREGICGTCGCMVNGVAHGPDPGTTVCQLHMRRFRNGDTIVIEPWRARAFPIVKDLIVDRSALDRIVSAGGYVSMNVGAAPDGNAIPIGKPIADAAFDAAACVQCGACVAACKNASAALFTSAKISHLNLLPQGKVEQDRRTLRMVEQMDIEGFGSCSNEGECEAVCPKEIRISNIARMNRDYLKAQFAAR